A single window of Macaca mulatta isolate MMU2019108-1 chromosome 17, T2T-MMU8v2.0, whole genome shotgun sequence DNA harbors:
- the LOC114673506 gene encoding uncharacterized protein LOC114673506 isoform X1, which translates to MRPAAAAPARPAPTPALAPARQPCPLTPRPGPLRPWGQRAEPVLLQPALSSGSWWCPSVDLHPQEHLLQTSAPSLGGEYMVLHRGRGLWPWYLPSQKITRAPGSHSLFRSEPWTALSTRRVLGAFPVFYQRRFWFLMTPTCMQITCQQGVDGNWNGANFTSYCDPTALGLPSNPLPSKVVSQASVEQSRLFLTAQGNLDPVLRLSHLIWELGLLIY; encoded by the exons ATGCGCCCCGCGGCCGCAGCCCCCGCCCGCCCCGCGCCCACACCCGCGCTCGCACCGGCGCGCCAGCCCTGCCCCCTCACGCCTCGGCCCGGGCCCCTCAGACCCtgggggcagagggcagag CCCGTCCTGCTGCAGCCTGCCCTGAGCTCCGGAAGCTGGTGGTGCCCCTCAGTGGATCTTCACCCACAGGAGCACCTGCTGCAGACCAG TGCACCAAGCCTGGGCGGGGAGTACATGGTTCTGCACAGGGGTCGGGGTCTGTGGCCTTGGTACCTCCCCAGCCAGAAGATCACACGTGCCCCTGGATCTCACAGCCTCTTCAGGAGCGAGCCCTGGACAGCATTGTCAACAAGACGGGTGCTCGGTGCTTTCCCTGTTTTCTATCAGAGAAGGTTCTGGTTTCTGATGACTCCAACCTGCATGCAGATTACATGCCAGCAGGGAGTTGATGGCAACTGGAATGGTGCCAACTTCACTTCCTACTGTGATCCGACAGCCCTTGGCCTGCCCTCTAACCCTCTCCCCTCCAAAGTCGTCTCTCAAGCCTCAGTGGAACAATCACGGCTCTTCCTCACAGCACAGGGCAACCTGGACCCGGTCTTACGGCTCTCCCATCTGATCTGGGAACTAGGACTGCTCATCTACTAA
- the LOC114673506 gene encoding uncharacterized protein LOC114673506 isoform X4: MRPAAAAPARPAPTPALAPARQPCPLTPRPGPLRPWGQRAEVRGRGEEPLLLPPPGAQARGAAGKGLGTGGTRSLGQARPAAACPELRKLVVPLSGSSPTGAPAADQCTKPGRGVHGSAQGSGSVALVPPQPEDHTCPWISQPLQERALDSIVNKTGARCFPCFLSEKVLVSDDSNLHADYMPAGS; this comes from the exons ATGCGCCCCGCGGCCGCAGCCCCCGCCCGCCCCGCGCCCACACCCGCGCTCGCACCGGCGCGCCAGCCCTGCCCCCTCACGCCTCGGCCCGGGCCCCTCAGACCCtgggggcagagggcagaggtcAGAGGCCGCGGGGAGGAACCCCTGTTGCTTCCGCCTCCCGGGGCGCAGGCGCGGGGCGCGGCGGGAAAGGGGCTCGGCACTGGGGGAACCCGGAGTCTCGGTCAGG CCCGTCCTGCTGCAGCCTGCCCTGAGCTCCGGAAGCTGGTGGTGCCCCTCAGTGGATCTTCACCCACAGGAGCACCTGCTGCAGACCAG TGCACCAAGCCTGGGCGGGGAGTACATGGTTCTGCACAGGGGTCGGGGTCTGTGGCCTTGGTACCTCCCCAGCCAGAAGATCACACGTGCCCCTGGATCTCACAGCCTCTTCAGGAGCGAGCCCTGGACAGCATTGTCAACAAGACGGGTGCTCGGTGCTTTCCCTGTTTTCTATCAGAGAAGGTTCTGGTTTCTGATGACTCCAACCTGCATGCAGATTACATGCCAGCAGGGAGTTGA
- the LOC114673506 gene encoding uncharacterized protein LOC114673506 isoform X5: MRPAAAAPARPAPTPALAPARQPCPLTPRPGPLRPWGQRAEPVLLQPALSSGSWWCPSVDLHPQEHLLQTSDFKSEMTAKNSTASKFLPSHPSKRDFTVMDQLSHVPTPGQSITRVAESLR, translated from the exons ATGCGCCCCGCGGCCGCAGCCCCCGCCCGCCCCGCGCCCACACCCGCGCTCGCACCGGCGCGCCAGCCCTGCCCCCTCACGCCTCGGCCCGGGCCCCTCAGACCCtgggggcagagggcagag CCCGTCCTGCTGCAGCCTGCCCTGAGCTCCGGAAGCTGGTGGTGCCCCTCAGTGGATCTTCACCCACAGGAGCACCTGCTGCAGACCAG TGACTTCAAAAGTGAAATGACTGCCAAAAACTCCACGGCCTCCAAGTTTCTTCCTTCACATCCAAGCAAGAGAGACTTCACAGTGATGGACCAGCTAAGTCATGTGCCCACTCCTGGCCAGTCCATCACGCGGGTAGCAGAGTCCCTGAGATGA